NNNNNNNNNNNNNNNNNNNNNNNNNNNNNNNNNNNNNNNNNNNNNNNNNNNNNNNNNNNNNNNNNNNNNNNNNNNNNNNNNNNNNNNNNNNNNNNNNNNNNNNNNNNNNNNNNNNNNNNNNNNNNNNNNNNNNNNNNNNNNNNNNNNNNNNNNNNNNNNNNNNNNNNNNNNNNNNNNNNNNNNNNNNNNNNNNNNNNNNNNNNNNNNNNNNNNNNNNNNNNNNNNNNNNNNNNNNNNNNNNNNNNNNNNNNNNNNNNNNNNNNNNNNNNNNNNNNNNNNNNNNNNNNNNNNNNNNNNNNNNNNNNNNNNNNNNNNNNNNNNNNNNNNNNNNNNNNNNNNNNNNNNNNNNNNNNNNNNNNNNNNNNNNNNNNNNNNNNNNNNNNNNNNNNNNNNNNNNNNNNNNNNNNNNNNNNNNNNNNNNNNNNNNNNNNNNNNNNNNNNNNNNNNNNNNNNNNNNNNNNNNNNNNNNNNNNNNNNNNNNNNNNNNNNNNNNNNNNNNNNNNNNNNNNNNNNNNNNNNNNNNNNNNNNNNNNNNNNNNNNNNNNNNNNNNNNNNNNNNNNNNNNNNNNNNNNNNNNNNNNNNNNNNNNNNNNNNNNNNNNNNNNNNNNNNNNNNNNNNNNNNNNNNNNNNNNNNNNNNNNNNNNNNNNNNNNNNNNNNNNNNNNNNNNNNNNNNNNNNNNNNNNNNNNNNNNNNNNNNNNNNNNNNNNNNNNNNNNNNNNNNNNNNNNNNNNNNNNNNNNNNNNNNNNNNNNNNNNNNNNNNNNNNNNNNNNNNNNNNNNNNNNNNNNNNNNNNNNNNNNNNNNNNNNNNNNNNNNNNNNNNNNNNNNNNNNNNNNNNNNNNNNNNNNNNNNNNNNNNNNNNNNNNNNNNNNNNNNNNNNNNNNNNNNNNNNNNNNNNNNNNNNNNNNNNNNNNNNNNNNNNNNNNNNNNNNNNNNNNNNNNNNNNNNNNNNNNNNNNNNNNNNNNNNNNNNNNNNNNNNNNNNNNNNNNNNNNNNNNNNNNNNNNNNNNNNNNNNNNNNNNNNNNNNNNNNNNNNNNNNNNNNNNNNNNNNNNNNNNNNNNNNNNNNNNNNNNNNNNNNNNNNNNNNNNNNNNNNNNNNNNNNNNNNNNNNNNNNNNNNNNNNNNNNNNNNNNNNNNNNNNNNNNNNNNNNNNNNNNNNNNNNNNNNNNNNNNNNNNNNNNNNNNNNNNNNNNNNNNNNNNNNNNNNNNNNNNNNNNNNNNNNNNNNNNNNNNNNNNNNNNNNNNNNNNNNNNNNNNNNNNNNNNNNNNNNNNNNNNNNNNNNNNNNNNNNNNNNNNNNNNNNNNNNNNNNNNNNNNNNNNNNNNNNNNNNNNNNNNNNNNNNNNNNNNNNNNNNNNNNNNNNNNNNNNGTCGGAGCAGGACCTAGGGAAGACTGGAGAGTGGGcgaagagagaagaggacaggCTAGGGAAGACCAGGACGcggcccctcccccacctcccaaaaAACAAAGGCTCGCTCGCACCCTCGCCCCTCCGCAAGCTTCCCCCGGCCAAGAGGGAACGAACGACTCAAAGCagctccccttcctctccttcgCCGCCTGACCCCCCGCTCCGCCCCTTCGCCCCGCACTCACCAGCACAGGGAACCCCAATAGCCGCCGACTTCCCTCGACCGCGTTCTCCCCCTTCGGCCCCAGGTCTCTCCATGGGCAGCCGCTCATGCGCACTGATTAGCCATCGCCATGTCGGTGCGGGGCGGAAGTGTTTCTCTCAGATCCGCCTATTTCGCCAGGAGCGGCGGATTACACCGCCCACTTCCGGTTTCCGCCATCTTGGTGAGGGGCGCGGCGGAGAACTGCCCCCATTTTTACGGGATGCGCAGAAGCACAGTTGAGCTGGCTACACGCCGCTCGATTGGGGATGGGCTTGCTGCCGTCTAGCATCGAGGGGAGGCGATTGGCTCATCGCGTCATTATGGTTCCGGACAGCTGACAACCCTGGCCGTCCACAATGGGTCGAAAGCTTGATGGAGACCATCTTAAGTCTGGGAGGGATGTTGGATATGGCCGCCATCTTTGACGAGGGCTGCTTTGGGCGCCATCTTGGGTCTGGGCACCCTCGTGAAAAAATATCCAGAATGATGAAAGAACCTGGATTAGCGCTCGTGCATCACCTTTCGGGTTCCGGGTTTTACAATGTGGCGGAGCCGTAATGACCTCAGCTCCTTGGGGAATTTGGATTTCTGAGTCCTGAGTCTCCTTAAAATcccttctgggggggggggggcagccgggtggctcagtggattgagagtcagacctagagatgggaggtcctaggttcaaatctggcctcagacacttcctagctgtgtgacctgggcaagtcacttaacccccattgcctagccctgtaacaaataaaattaatatagaaggatatatataaaagatatattagggtttaaaaaatttttttaaaatcccttctgGGCCCCCTCATAAACACACTTATTCATGTTACTGGTCTCTAAATAACCCCAGAGACATAAGCAATGTTTGTTGCACAATGCCTCAAAAATGCCTTTAATTGGTCATCTTGCCCtagagattttttattttaaaactgcaGATGACCTTTGATCCCATTAATTTTGGGAGGAGCTCTTAGTGAAGAAATTACTACTAATCCAAGCCAATACCTGCCCAAGTACTTAAAGAATTGCCTGGAATCTAAAAAGGTCAATTCCTAGACTGGCACTCTGTTCATCGCCATACTGTATTTCCTATAGCCCCTTCCCTCAACTAGCTCTTAAAAATATCCTAGTgcaatgatggtgaacttatggcacaggtgccaaagatgacatgcaggctctctgtgggcacatggttccctccccccatcccaaccagttcattactagaaaggcaaagggacttggatggagctactcccctccccctctccattgtgccaatgacatttttttcacatccctgcccctctgcccagcagcccaatgggagtacttcttcCCTACCCTGAATGGGGTAAGAGGTGAGGGcacttgggggggagggggagtggcactacatctctaaaaggttcactatcactgtccTAGTGTAAGAGGTTTATCTAGCCTCAAAGAAACATTGGAATTTGGATTGAGTTCTatcttttttgaaatttaaaactgTCTTGGTGTCTATTTACCATATCTATCTACCAAATATTCTTACCAGCATTAATCCTAACAATAAAAATCTATAACTACCCCAATATCCTATCTTTGGGAATTTGTGATGCTTGAAGGCAATAGATATTActgtactgaaagaaattataaatgtgaggaatacaaagaaatagaggACAATTTCTATGAAATAGGACTGATTTTCAAGTCAGGTCAGTTATCTATGTGCCTTTGGGCAAGGGACTAGAATTTTCTGGGCCTAAAGTTTCCcagtttgtaaaatgaagttaatcaAAATGATGTCCTAGTGCTCTTTCAGCTCTTAAGTCCATGAACCCAAGAGATGCTGggtgaaaaaaaggcaaaagaacaaaatgaatgtTGAATACAACTATGTAATAGCTATAAAACCCTGATATTCAGAAAATATTAATGTGGACAGAGAAGATACTTGTTACTACTTTGTTAAATTCAGCTTTATGTTCTTTTCCCAACAAACTGAATGGGAAGTTTACAGTCTTCTGTATGGTCAtttacattactttttttttttaattgtgtatttaaatatttgtgtttATTGTTAAATGTTACCTCTTACCCAAGGTccttaaaacagaaataatttccAGTCACATGTACATGAAAAAATACACCTTTTATTTCAAATTACTCCCTACAACCACAAATCTAGTCTCTCCAAACTGGGTCATATGGCTTTTTCTCCATGTTAGGAAACAATAGGCCTGTGGTTAGGATACctccattctttcctctcctataaTAGGGCTGGGTCTGTAAAGAAAGGAGTATTTCCAAAGACTGGAGATCTGAGAGGTCAACAGAGGATACCATTATTCTCCCAAGTCCCTAGAGGTTAGGGATAGGGATGGGTTAGAGAACTATGACAACCTTCTTTATGGAAGGGGCACAGGACCACTTGATGCTAATTCTTCAAAGTGCTTCTTGAACATTAACATCCCAAACTAAGTCTCAAATTTAAAGCAATACTCAAGAGACCAAAAACAGGATGGAGATGGACAGCTCATAAAAACATCCTAGTGTATGTGGGCTATGATGGGTTCTAAGAAGACAGATATCCAGCTTTAAAGGAGCTTGGGCATTTGGGTTGaattttcatccattttttctattaaaacCATCTCAGTGTCCTGTCTGCCCATCTGCCTGTCTTTTTCCTTAATTTTGCTTGCCTCTCCTAATGGACTGTACTCTGGGACAGGACCCTGATGCTAGAAGTATCCCAAGGGCTAGAAACTTTTTGTCTGAACTAAGCTTCAGATGATCCAAGGTTCTGGCTTTCCATAGTCTGAAAACAGAAGCTGGGGGGTCAGATCCCAAGAAATTGGTATCTCTCCATTGATTAGAGGACTGCTAGGGAGACAGCAGGATAGAAGATGGAGTCTATTGACTCCAAAAACCTCTATTCCTACTCAgagcccttccccctccccaaggccAGCATGTGCCTCAAATGCATAGGTTCTGCGTTGTGGGGAAATGACAGGGTCAGGAGCCTGGGATTGTCCAGGTGGCAGACTATGTCTGCTTCGGGGTCCTGCCCCTTCCTGACCTGGGAGTGGGGACTCCAGGCAGCTGAGAGGCCGAGCAGAACAGGCTGGGGGAAGGATAGAAGAAGAGGTTCTGGGGAGGAAGcttccatccccacccccaatacAGGTCTGGGTCCTCCTGACGACTTGAGCCTCCGTCCTCTGCCTCTCTCGTGCTAATGCAACAGCAGCATCAAAGGAAAGGCTACCTCCATTCCTCCAGGAGGAACGGGAGGCACGGGTCCCTTGGGTTCCCTCTCCAGGTGTTCCATCAAGCCTGCCAGGCCGTGGGCATGGAGTTGCTGGTGCTACATGGATCTTGCTACTCATTGTGCTAGGCATCTTGGCAAACTGTGGTTTGGGGGGTACTACAGGTACAGATTTGACTTGTTGAACTTGGACCAACGTAGAGGCCAGGCGCATACCCACACCACTTGCTGGCCCAGGTTGCAGCACAGGAGCAGATGGGGTGCAAGGGTACAGGACCCAGTTCTCAAGAGTTGTCTGTTCTTCAGGTTCCCTGTCTTCTGGCCTGGAGGATTGTGGGACTACTACCCCAGGAGGGTTGGCATCATGACACTTAGTATTGCTAAACCTCAAAGTCTCTACTTCTGGATCTATATTCCCTGAGGGATTGTCCACTCTAGTCTCCTGATCTTCTGCCTCCCCATCCCCACATTCCCTGTCCCCGATGATGCCCTCACCCTCAatgcttcctctttcttccttatcaTCCTGGCTTTCTCCAGATTCTTTGTTCCTGCACCCAATTTCCTCTCCAGTATCAGTCTCTCTGTTTTCATCAACTTTATGGTTTTCTAGAGCTTCCCAGCTCCCCTCAGTGCCCTGATGGCTCTGGTTTTGGGACTCCCCATATACCGTATGGTTCCCAACTTCTACCTGGTCCTCTTCTCCCCAAGCCTTCTCTTTCCTGCTTGCTTGCTCTTGTTCCTCAGTATTCTCTCCATCAACTTTCAGCTCTCCCCCGATCTTCTCATCCTCAACTTTTGTCTCCACTTCCATCTTGTCTTGAccctttgtcttctcttctccctctatattttCTTCAGGCTCAACTTCTACCACTCCTCCAGGTTTCTCCTCACCCTCAGTCTTTTCTTCTCCGGCCCTCTCTCTCCTAAACTCTTCCTCAACCTCCACTTCCTCCCcactttcagcttccttttgccttttgggcTTTACTCCTTCaatctcctttttttcatttcttatagcctccctttcctttcctgtaTCTACTCTATCCTCAGGTTCCTGACTGCTCTCATCTTCTTTATTAGTTTCAAAGCCCATCTCAGATTCCTTCACCTTATTCTCTCCAACTTCCTCACAAACTCTTTCCCCTCTATCCTCTGAAAATTGAAGTTGACTTCCATCAACTTCATTTTCCCTAATCTCTAGAGCCTCCTCTCCTTGGGGTCCGGGAACCAATAGGGGGCTTAGATCATCATAGGCACTGAGAAAAACATCCTCTCCCAAGTCTTCTTCCAGCTCAGAGGTTCCAGGGTCTGGGGAGCAACAACTAGGAGCCAGAACAAACAGTGCATCATCCAAAGACAAGTCATCCAGGGGTGGTTCCACTGAGAATTCTTCCACCTGTAAGCAAGAGCAGATACTGCTCAGAAAGTCTCTGCAATCAGGCCCCTTGAGGGCTTCTTCAGTGAACTACAGACTCCAATCCCTCTAGTATCCTTTGCCACCTCCCAGCCCTATGCCTCTTTTATTGCCTCCTCTTTACCTGAGGTCCAGCACCCAGGAGCTCTTCTAGATAACAAATATTAGGGTCATCTTCTCCAGGGGAGCAGGTTCCTTCTGCCAGGACTGCCTCCCTAGTTTCCCCACTAGCACACTCTGGTTCTGAACTGCTTCCAGAATCTTCCAAAAAGGAGAAGGAGTCCTGCACCTCTTGGGACAAGGAGTCTTCCTGAGCTGGGGGCAAAGAGGGGCCTGGCTTAGGGGATTCAAGGTTAGGGACCAGAGGTGTTGGGACTGAGGTTATCTCCATCTTCTCATCTGTAGGGGAAGAAGTATTCACTTGTAACCAGAAGAACAAAACTCTTTGATCCTTACTTGTACTCTGTGCTAGTCAATTCTTACCATCAATACCCATTATTAATTCTAACCCTGCAACACTGATACTTCCATCAACAATACTCCCTGCATCTGTCAGCCACAAACCCTCTTTCTTACTCCTTTAGAATTTCCCAGCACTCTCTgcccattttctcttcttattcacAGTTCCAGGAAtgtgggaaaagggaaagaagaaaggaaggaaggaaggaaggaaggaagaaaggaaggaaggaaggaaggaaggaaggaaggaaggaaggaaggaaggaaaagaagaattatCAACATAGAGAAAATAGGGAGATAGAGGTGTGGGCAACATGCTGTTGATGGCAGTAACTATATGACTATTTGCCACTTTGGAGAGTGAGGGAGgtagaaagaggaggaaggaaaagagaatctgaatcacaaaatgtcagaaaacaattgtcaaaaattatttctagggagcagctgggtagctcagtgggttgagagccaggcctagagacaggaggtcctaggttcaaatctggactcagacacttcccagctgtgtgaccctgggcaagtcacttgacccccattgcccaaaaaaaaaatatatttttttaaaaaacccttaaaaacaaacaaaaacaaacaaaaaaaaaataaaataaaaaaaaacaaaaaaaacaaaaaaaaaccccttatcttctgtcttggagtcaatactatgtattgactccaaggcagaagagtggtaagagtaggcaatgggggtcaagtgacttgcccagggtcacacagctgagaagtatctgaggccagacttgaacctaggacctcccatctctaggcaaaaaataatatttctatgtgtaattgaaaaaggCATTTTCATGATAAAAAGAAGAGGTTATTAAGGAGTCTTTCTTCCACAAATGTCAAAGATGAATTATCAGGTTCCTTGGTTTACCCTAttcccaattcttttccacctcaACACTTGGGGAAATGGTCAAGGTGTCCAACCCTCCAATCCAATGGCTTCTAAACTTCTCcagtttgaacccagggtctGATCTCTCAGTCCCTCAAACTCTAGttccttttgaactttttttctccCAGGCCTAGAATTGTTTACCTAGGGGTCCTGAGGCAAGGCTAGGGCCAGAGATAGGTCGGGCTTGCAAGGCAGGGCATTCAAGTCCTCGAGTAAGTCGTGCCACTGTCATATTAGAGATGATGTTGGGGGGTACATTGAGGATAGATGTAATGTGCAGGGGCAGGTTGACATTGTAGGGGTCAGAGATATGGACTCCAGCACAACGCTCTGCCCGATTACAACCTGCTGCCCGAGCTCCTGCTCGACCCGTTCTAGGGGTGCCTGGCTCAGAGCTTGTCCCACTCTGTGGTTCCACTTCtgcttccctctctccatctgcAGCCATGGAGACATCTTCCATACTCTCCAACTGAAGGGGACTTGGTCGAGAATTACTGGGCTTCCCCAGCCCCTCTGGTTCTGGGGTAAGAGAAAAGAATGTGGCTAGATATTTCTTTGGGTATCTCCCCGATCAGTGCCCTGAATGCCTTGAAGATGACACACCAATGCTTCCTGGGAGATCTGAGTCCAAGATGTCACCCAAACTACCTAACCAGCAGCATCATGATTCTTCTCCCATTGGCATCAGAAGGCAGGAGTGCCCACACACACTTACACAGAATCAGTCAGTCCCTGGTCATCTGTATTCCAGAGCCTCTCTATAGACTGTGGCtatacacatactcacacacatgcACCCAGGCAGACAAACCTACAGCTGCTTTCCCACTGAACTCATGGCATACACTTGTAGACACAGTTACTGAGACTCTCGTCTTCATCCATACCCACCATCACTAGCTCCTGCTGCGGCACTCAATGAATCCATGCTCTTGGCTGACCGCAGTGACACTTTGTCAgatttttcctctgtaaaacaaggcTGTGAGAAGGAGCAGGGCTTCAAGAGGGATGCACAGAGAGCCTCTCCCCTCAAACACATACTTACCCCTGTCCTCACCCATCCTGGATGGCTTACGCTTGGTATCATGACCAGAACGACCCAGATTGAAGATGGATCTCCACTTCCTGACCTTAAGAGACCCCTTTCTCCTTTGTGAGGAGAAGagtggagaagagggaagaaaagacaaGATTGATGTCAGAGGTGAGGAGGCAACAACCAGAGCCTAACAGAGGGTTTTAGAAATTAAAAGCCAGAAGCAGAGAGAGTAGGCATGTAGGGTAGAGAACTAAATTCATGAAATTTTAGGAATAAGGTTCAGAACGAGcaggaaaggaggaaaacagaAGGAGTAGCGTAGGTAGATGAGGAAGGATTACTTGTGATCCCCAATCTCGATGATAGTGTGATAAGGCCGCATCTGTGGGGGTCCATCCCCAGCCTGCAGAACACTGGGAAGGTGATAGTTCAAGGTTCTGGGAAAGGAATCCTCAGGACTGGCCATTCCCCGTGATGTTGGCAGTGTACACCACCTAGTCTCTGCCTCTGCACCTAAGGAAGAATAGGGATCAGCTTGAACAAGAGTAGAAATCTATCTGTGCCTCTCAGTCAGTTCAGGGTGGGCATATACCCAGGGACCACCGGATTCAAGATAAAGATCCCAGGGCTTTATCCAGGGGTAGTGAGAATGAAGAGACAGTGGGCCTACCAGAACATGATTCAAATTAGAAACTGTATGATTATTgactgaaagagaaagagagagacagagagacagagaaagacaaagaaagagatagagacagaaagagaaaaggaaaagtatcATTGGGAGTTAAAATGTACTGAATTGGAAATCAGGAGATATGGATTTTTAATCTGACTCTGACCTAACTATGGGTATGATATTAGAAAGGATATTTCCTAAGCAAAACCAAGataacattgtatacaataacagcaatattgtatgatgatcaactgtgatagacaaCTATTCTCAGCCATACGATGATACAGAACAATTCTGaatgacttatgacaaagaacggtatccaccaccagagaaagaattattggagtagaatgctgatcaaagcatattatttttcactttagtttatttgggagttttggttttgtatgaatattctgttacaataatgaccaatatggaaatacgttttgcacctgtacaacccagatcaaattgcttaccatctttggGCATGAAggagacaatctggatcttataatttcagaaagcatatgttgaaaattgttattgcagatagttgagaaaataaaatattttttagaagatgctatttttcttatctagacctcaatttccccatttattAAGCAAGAGGAATAGACTAAGTGATTGCTTATTCTATTTGGAAGGAGCTTACCCGTGAGAGTGGCACCTCCAAAGAGCT
The window above is part of the Gracilinanus agilis isolate LMUSP501 chromosome 4, AgileGrace, whole genome shotgun sequence genome. Proteins encoded here:
- the ARHGAP30 gene encoding rho GTPase-activating protein 30, which translates into the protein MKSRQRGKKKGGSKERVFGCDLLEHLQHSGQEVPQVLRSCAEFVEEHGVVDGIYRLSGVSSNIQKLRQEFEAERRPDLRKDIYLQDIHCVSSLCKAYFRELPDPLLTYRLYDKFAEAVAVQLEPQRLVKIRDVLGELPGPHYRTLEYLMRHLVHMASFSAQTNMHARNLAIVWAPNLLRSKDIEASGFNGTAAFMEVRVQSIVVEFILTHVDQLFGGATLTGAEAETRWCTLPTSRGMASPEDSFPRTLNYHLPSVLQAGDGPPQMRPYHTIIEIGDHKRKGSLKVRKWRSIFNLGRSGHDTKRKPSRMGEDREEKSDKVSLRSAKSMDSLSAAAGASDEPEGLGKPSNSRPSPLQLESMEDVSMAADGEREAEVEPQSGTSSEPGTPRTGRAGARAAGCNRAERCAGVHISDPYNVNLPLHITSILNVPPNIISNMTVARLTRGLECPALQARPISGPSLASGPLDEKMEITSVPTPLVPNLESPKPGPSLPPAQEDSLSQEVQDSFSFLEDSGSSSEPECASGETREAVLAEGTCSPGEDDPNICYLEELLGAGPQVEEFSVEPPLDDLSLDDALFVLAPSCCSPDPGTSELEEDLGEDVFLSAYDDLSPLLVPGPQGEEALEIRENEVDGSQLQFSEDRGERVCEEVGENKEAESGEEVEVEEEQDGIPQSSRPEDREPEEQTTLENWVLYPCTPSAPVLQPGPASGVGMRLASTLVQVQQVKSVPVVPPKPQFAKMPSTMSSKIHVAPATPCPRPGRLDGTPGEGTQGTRASRSSWRNGGSLSFDAAVALARERQRTEAQVVRRTQTCIGGGDGSFLPRTSSSILPPACSARPLSCLESPLPGQEGAGPRSRHSLPPGQSQAPDPVISPQRRTYAFEAHAGLGEGEGL